A genomic stretch from Schaalia odontolytica includes:
- a CDS encoding DNA glycosylase AlkZ-like family protein, with protein sequence MVLSRRASLGRIVAQGLVSATAARSPLDAVENLLALQGQQASAIPWAIGVRCTGVSRARVEESFARGELVRSWPMRGTVHVTSARDHHWLRRLLRHRRAAWERQALSLGLTDALVERAAQVTCDLLETSPLGVSRADLVNAWESSGIDTVTASSSQTGLRRRHLIMRLHLDGVLTAGPVRAGEHLIVDARSLPAAPGVAKGESGHEEALAVLAARYAWGHGPIDEADLARWTGLTLTEARRALAGARVAGESVGLPLAEYGGGLARADLADLVEDFRAEAEAMHALPSFDELHVGYRDRSCLTDEAGEALICPAKNGMFRPIVVEGGRVVAVRAPGREIVMVKGCESGQRPAARAFDDWEKWLSETQQ encoded by the coding sequence ATGGTGCTTTCTCGGCGGGCGAGCCTCGGGCGAATCGTTGCCCAGGGCCTAGTCTCGGCGACTGCGGCGCGCTCACCGCTGGATGCCGTCGAGAACCTGCTGGCACTGCAAGGTCAGCAAGCGAGTGCGATCCCATGGGCGATTGGCGTGCGCTGCACGGGAGTGTCGCGCGCTCGCGTCGAGGAATCATTCGCACGTGGTGAGCTGGTTCGCTCCTGGCCGATGCGCGGCACCGTTCACGTCACGAGCGCCCGCGACCACCATTGGCTGCGCCGGCTGCTGCGCCACCGGCGTGCGGCGTGGGAACGCCAGGCGCTTTCTCTGGGCCTCACCGATGCTCTCGTCGAACGTGCGGCACAGGTTACGTGTGACCTGCTGGAGACCTCACCCCTGGGAGTGAGCCGTGCGGATTTGGTGAATGCGTGGGAGAGCAGTGGGATCGACACTGTGACGGCGTCTTCTTCACAAACAGGTCTGCGGCGTCGCCACCTCATCATGCGCCTGCATTTGGATGGTGTGCTCACCGCCGGGCCTGTGCGCGCGGGTGAGCATCTGATCGTTGACGCGCGCTCACTTCCGGCCGCCCCCGGGGTCGCGAAGGGAGAGTCCGGGCACGAAGAAGCCCTCGCGGTCTTGGCAGCGCGTTACGCTTGGGGACACGGTCCCATCGACGAGGCCGACCTGGCTAGATGGACCGGGCTGACTCTCACCGAGGCACGTCGAGCGTTGGCTGGAGCGCGTGTGGCGGGGGAGAGTGTCGGCCTTCCTCTTGCAGAATATGGAGGCGGTCTGGCTCGCGCAGATCTCGCAGATCTCGTGGAAGACTTCCGCGCTGAGGCGGAGGCGATGCACGCTCTTCCTTCATTTGATGAGCTACATGTCGGCTACAGGGACCGTTCCTGCCTGACGGACGAGGCCGGGGAGGCGTTGATCTGTCCGGCGAAGAACGGCATGTTCCGTCCAATCGTCGTCGAGGGTGGTCGAGTGGTGGCCGTGAGAGCGCCGGGGCGCGAGATTGTGATGGTGAAGGGATGCGAGTCGGGGCAACGACCTGCTGCGCGTGCGTTCGACGACTGGGAGAAATGGTTGTCCGAGACACAGCAGTGA